DNA from Arthrobacter sp. SLBN-112:
GGTGCGTTCCTGCTGCTCCGGGCCTTCTCCTCCGGGGCCGCAGCACTCACGGGCGTGGAAGCGATCAGCAATGGCGTTCCCAACTTCCGGCACCCCAAGAGCAAGAACGCGGCCACCACCCTGCTGCTCCTGGGTGTGATCGGCGCCGCGATGCTGGCCGGCATCATCTACCTGGCCAACGCCACCAAGGTCCACATCGTGCTGGATCCGGCCACGGAATTCCTGCTGAACGGCGAGCCGCTGCCGGAGGGATACATCCAAAACCCCGCCATCAGCCAGATCGCCCAGACCATCTTCGGCGCGGGATCGGTTCCCTTCTACGTGGTGGTGGCAGCCACCGGCGTCATCCTGGTGTTCGCCTCCAACACGGCCTTCAACGGGTTCCCGGTTCTTGGCTCCATCCTTGCCCAGGACGGCTACCTGCCCCGCCAGCTCCGGACGCGCGGTGACAGGCTGGCGTTCAGCAACGGTGTGCTTGCCCTGGCGGCGGGCGCCCTGGTGCTGATCATTTCGTTCGACGCGGACGTCACCAAGCTCATCCAGCTCTACATCGTGGGCGTCTTCATCTCCTTCACCCTCAGCCAGCTTGGCATGATCCGGCACTGGGGGCGCGAACTCAAGCTCGCCAAGGACAAGGCCGTCCGGCGCCGCATGGTGAAGTCCCGCACCATTAACAGCATCGGCTTCGGCATGACGGGGCTGGTGCTGGTGATCGTCCTGATCACCAAGTTCGAACAGGGCGCCTGGATCGCCCTGCTGGCCATGTTCATCCTCTTCCTGATCATGTGGAGCATCCGGGCGCATTACGACAACGTGGCCAAGGAACTCGCCGTGGACGAGGACTCCTCGCCCCGGGCCCTGCCCACCCGCGTCCACGCCGTCCTGCTGGTCTCGCACGTCCGCAAGCCGGTCCTGCGGGCACTGGCCTACGCCCGTGCGTCCCGGCCCTCGCGGCTGGACGCCATCACGGTGGATATCGACCAGGAGGAAACGGCCCATACCATCGCCGACTGGGAAAAGCTTGAAATCCCCGTCCCGCTGACCGTCCTCGCCAGCCCTTACCGCGAGACCGTCACGCCGATCATGGACTACATCAAGCAGATGCGCCTGGACTCCCCGCGGGACCTGATCGTGGTCTACATCCCGGAGTACGTGGTGGGCAAGTGGTGGGAGCAGCTGGTGCATAACCAGACGGCCCTGCGCATCAAGACCCGCCTGCACTTCGAGCCGGGAGTCATGGTGGCCAGCGTGCCCTGGCAGCTCAAATCATCCGAAGAAGCAAAGAACCTCCAGGACGTGCAGTGACCACAGGAACCTCCGCCAATGCCCCGCAGGCACCCGAGGCCGCCGGCCATGCAGGCGAAGAGGCAGTCCTGGACGTCGGGCCCGTAGCCCACGGCGGGCACTGTGTGGCGCGCCATGGTGGCAGGGTGGTCTTTGTCCGGCACGCCATACCGGGAGAGAAAGTCCGGGTCCGGCTCACCGACGCGGCAGACGACGCAAAGTTCTGGCGGGCGGACGTCATCGAGGTGCTCGAGGCCTCCCCGGACCGGGTGGAGCACTTTTGGCGCCCGGCAGATTCCCCCCGGGCATGGAGCCACGGCCACCCGCCGGTGGGAGGTGCCGAGTTCGGGCACATGACGCTCGCAAGGCAGCGCAGCCTGAAGGCGGACGTCCTGGCCGAACAGCTCACCCGGCTGGCCGGTGTTGGGCAGCTGCCGCCGGCCTGGGCAGGCAGCGTGGAAGCGGTGGGTGAGAACCACGACGGCGGCAGCGGGCTTGGGTGGCGCACGCGGGCCAGCTTTTCGGTCACCCCCGGGGGCAGGCTGGGCATGCACGCGCACCGCTCCAACCACATCATCCCCGTTCGGGAGATGCCCCTGGCCAGCGATGCCATCA
Protein-coding regions in this window:
- a CDS encoding APC family permease, translating into MLTILNAVKRVLVGRPFRNDRLAHTLLPKKIALPIFASDALSSVAYAPDEILLTLALAGVSAVAISPLVGLAVMVVLLTVVASYRQNVHAYPSGGGDYEIANENLGKYAGLTVASALLVDYVLTVAVSMSSAAAYLTTAVPSLHGEQAVIATIGVVILALVNLRGIKEAGSVFAVPTYIFMAAILGMTAVGVFQAATGQLGEAPSAAFTIVPTEGFDQGLVGLAGAFLLLRAFSSGAAALTGVEAISNGVPNFRHPKSKNAATTLLLLGVIGAAMLAGIIYLANATKVHIVLDPATEFLLNGEPLPEGYIQNPAISQIAQTIFGAGSVPFYVVVAATGVILVFASNTAFNGFPVLGSILAQDGYLPRQLRTRGDRLAFSNGVLALAAGALVLIISFDADVTKLIQLYIVGVFISFTLSQLGMIRHWGRELKLAKDKAVRRRMVKSRTINSIGFGMTGLVLVIVLITKFEQGAWIALLAMFILFLIMWSIRAHYDNVAKELAVDEDSSPRALPTRVHAVLLVSHVRKPVLRALAYARASRPSRLDAITVDIDQEETAHTIADWEKLEIPVPLTVLASPYRETVTPIMDYIKQMRLDSPRDLIVVYIPEYVVGKWWEQLVHNQTALRIKTRLHFEPGVMVASVPWQLKSSEEAKNLQDVQ